The region TGCAGATCTGGTGCCGCTGTGTCACTGCTGCCTTCAACTACTTCGTGGTCACTAACTTCTTCTGGATGCTCGTGGAGGGCTGCTACCTGCACACAGCCATCGTCATGACCTACTCCACTGAGCGCCTGCGCAAGCGGCTCTTCCTTATCATCGGATGGTGTGAGGGTCCCTTGGCAGCAGGGCTGAGGGTGGGGACACTACTAAAAAGGTCTCCTCTTTCATCTTAGGGATAAGGACAGTAACACAgctctgcctccagccccttCCACCATGCGGAAAGGAAGGAGCCAGGAATCCCTACAAAGAATGTTCCAGAAAGAGCCCTTTTCTTCCAGCCCAGAGCAGCAGTCCCAAGACCTTAGTCTCTGGAAAATTTTCACAGGAAAAATTGCTGGCTCTACTTCTCCATCTCAGAGCTCCAGAAGCTATAGATAGCCTCTATGGCTTGGAGAAGAAGCTCTGAGTGAGGGCAAGGTTCAGGAACAGGGCCGTCTGAGAGTCTAGATGGCCTATAGTTGGAATACTAGAATCATGATCCCAGGTCCCCTCTGGTCCCCTACTCTTGGTCCTATAACAGGCTCTCAGTCCATTTATCCATTGTAGCCCATGTCTGTCCTTCTTGCAGGCATCCCCTGTCCCATCATCATTGCCTGGGCCATTGGAAAACTCTACTATGAGAATGAACAGTAAGTAGAATGGGAGCTTGGAGACAAGACAGGTCAGCCTTGGGCTGGGGCCAAGATATGGGGCAGAGATGGCAGCCATGACCATGACCTGTGTCCTCACTCAGGAGTGTGCTCTCTTTGTTGAATTTAGTTAGGAAGCCTAGACTTTGGGATGTCTTCCTCAGAGCTGGATGTAGAAGAGGCTTTCCATCTGAGTGTTATCCAAAGTGAGGTCAATGAACCTCTAATGGAGCCCACCAGAAACTTACTCTCTAACGTTCCAGTCTCTGCTTGGGATGTCCTCCACACCAGGAATAGATTTCCAGAGCTATGGCCCTGATGAAAGCGGGTCTCAGGGCTAGAGAgtgcagatgggtggatgggacaAGAATGGTAGAGTTCCAGGAACGCAACATTGGCAAAGGCTCGGACAGGTGAGATCTATCTAAGGACAGGAGAGCTGTGTAGTACAGAGTGAGTATTTTGTCAGAGGCTCGATACTCAGAAGTGGAGAGGCATTGGGTCCTTCCAGCAAGGCCCACCATGCCACCAGATGCCTTCGCCAGCCGCACGTGGCTCAGCCCAAATACTGAAGATAGAGTCAGGTTCTAGGCTGCAGAGGCCCTACTTCCACACCTGCTGCCTTGTGCCTTCAGTGCCTGGCATGTGCATGGGTTCCGTGCACCATGGGCTGGTGTCACAGGGCAGCTCAACTCTGAGCCAGTGGGAGCATACTTCCCCTTAATTGTTGTGACTCCTGTGTGTTCCTCCTTGAGCCTACAGTCAACAATGTGTTGGGGACTAAGAAGGAGATCGTAGATTTGGCCTGAGTCTGGCTGAGGGAGCAGACTCACTAAAGACAGTGCTGCCTGGCTGGGTATGGGGCAGCTCTGGAAATCAGAGCTCAGGAGGTCCAACCCCGTGTTGGACATTGAGAGTAGTCTCCAGGTTTGGCTCATCAGGCCACCCACGGCCACCCCATCCTTGCAGGTGCTGGTTTGGCAAGGAGCCTGGTGACCTGGTGGACTACATCTACCAAGGCCCCATCATCCTTGTGCTCCTGGTAAGTCCTCAGTAGAACTAGTGTGGactgggctcccccagggcagaatATTTGGGAAAGGTGTGGCCTGGGCAACACCCCTCTTTACTCCATTGCCCCTGTCCCCTACTTTGTGCACCAGtttgctcttccttcctctgactCTGCCTGACACAGCCCCAGGTAGCTCTCTGGGCCTTGGGTGAGGAAGGGGTCTGACTGGTAGGTTTCTAGAGTCTAATATCTACTTGCCAGGTACAGTGCTGAGACAGCAGGTGACAGGCACCTGGAGGCAGGCAACAGAGAGATGTTGGGCTTTTGTTCACTCTGCCCCCAGCAATCCCCTCTGGGGTTCTGCCCACCATCCCCAGCCTGCAGCTTTAGATTTCAGAATGCAGTGTAATGAGCGATTGTTCAGCCTTGTTCAGCCTTCTCCGAATGTATTCACATCTAAGGTATAATTGCCACCACGTCTTTAATCTACACCAAGCTTTAATTAAGAGAAAGTTTAAGTAGAGGCTGCATTCTGCAGAAAGAACCCATTATATAGCATACATTTAAAGAACAATATGTAAAAAGCCCCTTAAGGAATTGGCATTTATGCAAGACTTATTTCCGGCTTAGTAATTTCAGGCTCATGTGTGTACCAGCTTCCTTAAAGGACCACAAAACCCTCTGAAAactcaggggggggggggctgcacacAGCAGAGGTGGGTTTGCCCCCTACCACAGCAGAGATGGGCTTCTGAAACTACCATAGCTActgttcttttctatttcctcacCCCCTCGCCTTGCTGAGACTTTGGGAGTCACAGGACCCCATCTTTGGACATCCTTGATGGATGTAAGCTGATGCTGACCAGGAGAGTTTCTTGCCTACCACCTGGACTTCCAGTCAGGGAGTTTGTTCACATCAGAGGATGAACCAGTCTTTGGCAGCAGACGGTGGGGAGGGACTATCCTTGTCTCCCAGCTGCCATGAGCCACAAACTTCAGTGTGAGTGAAAGTCCAGGATTCCTCCCCTCCCAGCCAGCTGCCCacagtgaagggctggggattCCAATGTGCCTGGTACCCAGCCAAGGAAAGCCATTGAGGGTGGGGCCCGACCATGCAAGAGAGAGCTCCAATCTGTCTCTTGGCCACGTAGCAAGGGAATGACCAGGGAGGGCAGATGAGATGTAGAGGCCTGGTGCCCACAGCACTCTTTCCCTGCTCTGCATCCTCCTTTCCTGAGGATGGGGCTCCTCATTCCAAACTGGACCCCCTCCACAGGTTCTGTTCAGATCACTGCTGATCCTCACAGTCTCGATGTGTGGACTCCAGGATGTAGATGAGCAAACCAAGCTTGTCCCAGGCCACAGCCCCACTGGCAGAGCAGAGGCCTGGACCACCTGCCTCATCACTCCCTGCCTACTGTCCCTTGGTAGGAGATGTGCTTGGAGCTCCACTGCCACCCACCCCATGGGCCTCCTGGCAAAGCTAGGTCCCTGAGGAATGGTCCCTCATGAGGGTCTCAGGAGGGAGGGACCCTATCCAGGGAGCTGGCTCATTGCCCCCAGGACCCAGCATGTGGGTCACCCTGAGGGCAccctgggctgggtggggtgCCTTCCAGGGGCCCCTTGGGAAGAGGTGCATTTTCCTGTGTGAGCTCCCAGGAGGCTCTACCTTCTTGCCTGTGCTCCCACACCATTACCTGGAACCACATCTGGGTCCTGGGTCCTCCCATGCCAGGCCACTCACTTTGCCTGGTCTCTGCCTTCCAATGTACCTCACCTTGGCTGGCTAACCATGCCTCATCTTCAGTTTTCAGTTCAGTACTGTTACCAGGCCCTCAGGGCCACAGTATCCACCCATctccactaagccactttcccattATTGGTGCCCAACACTGAGCCTGCCACATGGAAACTTAGTTTATCAAAAGGGTTCATTACAACCAGAAACCAGGCAGGGCACAGCTCCAGCCCATAAGCCAGGGCTCACTGCAAAGCTGTTTTCTCTGGGCGTAGGCTGGGCAAGCTGAAGTTTGAGAATGGAAAGTGGAGAGCTCTGCCTGGGCTGAAGTTGCCAGTGGCtctggagagagggggaggggtgtgtgtgtgtgtgtgtgtgtgtgtgtgtgtgtgtgtgtatgacaggtatgtgccagtcctggaacttgaactcagtgcctgctcttttgctcaagactacacttgagccacagctccacttccagcttttttttttttagtagtttattggagataaggttcttacacactttcctgactgggctggctttgaactgcaaccctcagatcttagcctcttgagtagctaggattacaggtgtgagccaccaatactcaGCTAGGATGTATTTTTATTCCAAAAGTCTCTACTCTCAAAGATAAGGGCATGGATTATGTATCCAAAGTCAGGAGCTGGATATGAAGCGGCCCTTAAAATAAAGCTGGTGGATGCCAGgcttgtgactcacacctgtaatcctaccttctgaggaggctgagatctgaggatcgcagtttgaagcctgctCCAGCAGAAAAGACCCCATGAGATTCTCCGAGCTCTGGAGACACCTCTGTGGAGTTCCTGAGTGGAACAACTTTGGGAGTTCCTGAAGTGTCCTCAAGAGTGGCTCTGCTCTGGCTTGTGGCCTTTAGCGTGGCTTTTGCTCCCTGGGATGGAGACACTGAGTAGCGCTGGAGTCAATGGGGTGTTCATCATCTGTGCTTGCTAGGGAGAAGCAGATTGGGATAGCTTGGAGATGCTCAGTACTGGGTGTCTGCTGGGAGGTGGTTCTCAGGAGGAGAAGGCTTCCTTTTGGCCTCCTCCCACACActtgtccttccttttcctctctctgccttcctctaGATCAACTTTGTATTTCTGTTCAACATCGTCAGGATCCTAATGACAAAACTTCGAGCATCTACCACATCAGAGACAATCCAGTACAGGTACATGGTCACCTGGGTACCTTGACCTGGCACAGGGAAATGGAGTGGTCATCTCAGCCGTCCCTCTACCTCTGGTcagagccctcccccccccccccgagtcctCACCCAGAGGGGCTGGTGCAGCAGCATCCAGATGCCTCAGAGTGTGAACTTAGCTCTGTCACCCTCTCACCCCTAGGAAGGCAGTGAAGGCCACACTGGTGCTCCTGCCCCTGCTAGGCATCACCTACATGCTGTTCTTCATTAACCCTGGCGAGGATGACCTGTCGCAGATCGTGTTCATCTATTTCAATTCCTTCCTGCAGTCCTTCCaggtgggaccccccccccccagaacccACACTGCCCAGGCTGCCCTAGGCCAAGCCCTGGCCCTGCCACCCCCACCTGAGGCTCACTTCCAAGGATTTGGGAAGGCTGCCACCTGAGGCCTTGGAACTAGCTCATTCTGACCCCTGGTGTACCTGCACCCCAGAGGTAGGGCTCTGCCTTCTGATCCACCTAGCTCTGATCCCTGAGGTCCTGGTCAGTGGGTCCCCAGACATCCTGCCTCTGCCCCACCCTGTGGCCTGGTGGCTCCCCCCAGGTCCCTgacctctcccttttcctttctaggGTTTCTTTGTATCTGTCTTCTATTGCTTCTTCAATGGAGAGGTATGAGGCAGGGCCTTTGGGGGGCCTGGGCTCTTTGAATTCCCAAACCCATTCCAGTCAAGCTTTCCCACTTTTGAGGGGAGCCTGGGTCTGCTCAGCTGTGCCTGAAGGAGGAAGAGGCTAAGAAGCTGCTAGCCACAGGGGAGCAGAGCACTTCCTGTAAGATCTGGCAACAGTTTAGGCCAGCCAGACAGGCCAGCCTCTCATGCTGGACAGGCAAGCAGGGGTCCAGGCTGCAGGAACTCCTAGAAGAGAGAAGCCATAGCAGAGCTGGTTAACAGGAGGAAACTTGTAGAAGGAGGTGAGGCCTGGGCCTTACAGCAGATCTTTATGGATTCAGAGCAGAGGAGACAATAGCATGTtcccacatgcacagaaaagccCACATGCCCTGGGTGGGCTTTGGGGTAAGGTCTGGTCCATTAAGGAGGCCCAGCTCCCCAAAGCAGATGCAGCCCAGTCAATGGTGGAAGACACACAGGTGTGGAGACAAAGAGCACAAGCCATCTGTTCTAGAGGAATCCAGATGCCCTCCTCAGGCCACTCAGCCTGCAACTGCTTAACACTAGAGTGGGCACCTGTGCAGGCACAGTCTCTGGCGACTGAGCATGGGCCTGGGTACAGATGCCAGCCATGGAGACTGTTCTATGGGCTGGATGGAGCCACTGAAGCAGATGACAGCTGGTGTTTTGGAGAGTTCTCTCTGCTCAAACCATGTGCTAGGTAAGGATAGTGGAAATAGTACATTCTACAGAATTCTTCCATTACAACACATCAAAGGACCGATTTGACtaggtgtgaaaatggaactgagaCTGGTGGCAGGGCAGTGGTGATGGCAGAGCTGGGCAAGGCAAGGCCTTCTAGAGGAGGGgtagccacacctccatcctcaACAACAGGTTACTGAGAGCCAAAGTCCTGACTCACAAAGCCCTTGAGGTGGCAGTGCCCACCAGAAGCTGGGAAAGTCAGACTGTACAGCACAGGAAGTGAGCCAGCCTCTCCAAGGAGGGTCAGAGGGAGTCCCTACCCTCcctctgagcccccccccccccactgcagaaGAAGCAGCGGGTCCCCAAGGAAGGTCTCCCCTTGGGGACTGATTAATCCTTCAGTGTGTTTGTTGCAGTGCCAGGGCAgtcacccctgccctccacactAACAGTCCTGAGAAGagtgggaagcagagagaggctTGGCCAGCTGCTGACCAAGTTGTTCTCCTTCAGGTGCGCTCAGCGGTGAGGAAGAGGTGGTACCGCTGGCAGGACCATCACTCCCTCCGAACACCTGTGGCCCGGGCCATGTCCATCCCCACATCACCCACTAGGCTCAGCTTCCACAGCATCAAGCAGACAGCTGCTGTGTGACCATCTATTATCCActtccttcccccccgccccttctACCACCCAGGAGCTTTCCCATCCTTCTCTGTCCTCTCCTCTACATCCTCCTAGCTGCACAAGCCCAGGGGGTGCAGGAAGGGAGAATAGAGGCCAGCCCTCCAGTCTGGCAGGAAAGGGGGTACAGCCACAGAAAGGGCCTCAGGGGACCAGAGTGCAGCCTCAAGCTGCAGCCTCAAGACCCCACACAAGAGGAGGGGCAACACAGGATCCCCCAAGAAGAGCTGGTTGGGTATCTTCAAGCATTTGTCACCCCAGCCTCTTGCTAGCCTCACCATGTCCCCGTGTgcaatgaagaaactgaggcctaaGAGTGAAAGGGCCTGTTCCAGCTGCATCACTATTACTTCATCCAAGACATCAGCAGTAGATGATGGTTTGGCTCTGCTCCGCTGTCTCCTCCACCCTCATCTGGAGAAGTCAAGCCTGATGGCCTCATCCCAGGGGAGGCCAACCAGAGAAGATTCTCTTTTGTCCCCTGTCCCTGAAGAGCTGTCCCTTATCCCCTCCAGCTGCCTTCCTGCCCCTGGGGCTCTTGGAGGACACTGGTTTCTAGATTCTTCCCCTGGTGCTGACTGGAGACTTACAGGGTGTTGGGTCAGGAGGGGACAACATAGACACTTGCAGGCCAACTGGATAGGAAGTTCAGGACAAAATGGAGGGGGAGCATGGAATAGGAGGAGGGAGTGGGATGTCTCTGTCGATTGGCATGAATTCCCCAGTCGCTCCTCCGACTGGGCCTCAATCTCTTCTTCAGGAATTGTTTCTGCCCTCTGAAATACACCAAGCCTCTTTGAAATACACCACTCCACTCAGGGCTGTAGGGCACAGTCCTGACCATGTCCATCTCATTAGTGGGGATGTTGGTGCTGGCCACAAAGGACCCTACTCTCCCACCAGTGGGAGGTCTAGAATCTTTATGGTCAGAGCACCTGCAGGGCCATCCTTTCTCCCTCAGGCTGATGTCTGCCTCCAGGGCCAGCCCTGGCTCTGCAGGACAGGCATGTGGAAGGAAAGACAAGGCAGACAAGGCCCCAGACTCCATGACAACAACCCACAGAGCCATTTGCAGAAATTAGTGGGAAGGCCATAGGCCTATTGGCTTGAACAGGGATATTGCTGGAGCTActcccacaaaaaataaaacttagaaaACTGCACCACCTACCTTGTACTGTTTTAATTTGGTATTTATTAAGTTTTAAATTATGCCATGTGATTTCTGGTATTTGGTAAATATTTGCATCACTACAGTCTAAAGTATATCAGATGTCatctatgcatgcatgtgtgtactggtaccaggggttgaacatagggccttgtgcttttgcttgttttttttcactcctaagatgatgttctaccacttcagccatatctccagtccggcattttgctggttagttagggataagaatcttataggcttttctgcccaagctggtgttGGACTTCCAtactcagatcgcagcctcctgagtatctgggattaaagcatgagccagtagcacccagttcctatttctctctccctctctctccttccctctctctctctgtctctgtctctttctcttctgtgcgtgtgtgtgtgtgtgtatgtgtcccctgaagcctgaactcaggggcctgggccctgtccttgagcttttttgctcaaggttaatactctaccactgttAAGCCCAAGTtgtgagacgaccaccaagaagaccaccaagagccagacgttccaaaatgcaaaagcaaggctttattcaggtgggctgcagctcaggcctcgtcctacacaccgacacAGTGGAGCTTAGGAGGAAGTCcctgagctgaaatcttacagggtttataaaggcaaaccccacaaagttacagcaaccaggtgtttacagatctgattggctctgggctaggggCAACATTCCAGGGCGGTTAGAATTTCCTGACCAGTTAGGTTTTGATAAGCTGCTCTGCTAGCCGAAATAATTGGTggtctgggtctgctcacagtgcCCGTTTATCTCAGGCTAGCAAAGTCATTTCCCGGagtttgtgcaggcccaaggtcaGTTAGCACAAAGTGGAGCCTGACAtcaagatagctttgttcaagaaCTTTACAGTTTAGCAGTCTCAGCAGAAACAAGTCAGTTCCTGGAATTCGGGTGGGCTCtaggttactcatagtttaaacaatcaacaaaatggggctgcctgaaaataggGTTTAactcttcaccacttgagccacacctccacttctggattttttggagataaaagtttcaaggactttccttccctggctggttttgagtctcagatctcagccttagaaACTAGGGTTACAaatataagccactggcatctggttttctttttctttttgtttcttggttttgtttttgttttttaaactggcCACACTGAGGCTCCTCAAATACGGAGTAGTGGTAGCAAAGAAACTCAATTCTCTGCATTCCTGAGATACATCAAACTGAACAGCAATCTGTCATCTAAACCGTCATGAAGTGGCCCCTGAGGTCTTCTTGCCATGTGTCTGAGAAAATGAATTACAACTCTGGTCACCAGGACCTGTATCTCACCACCAGCCCGGTATATCAGATACTTGGAGGGAAAGAGGGCGGGTGGAGCTTTCGATGTGATACAGTGTGCAGGGTGTGATGTGGCCAGCCAGAGCCCTGGCTTCTCTTCTCAAGCCATCTTGGCTTTCTCACAGGACAGAACTCTGAGTGTCTTGGAAAGTCACACTGCCTCCTCAAGGCACAGCAATAGCTGCATCCATGAGCATCACAATGTTCTTGTATAGAAGAGAGGTGCAACCAGGTGGGCCCATGAGGCCACTTAGCGCTCAGTTGTCAGTAAGAAGAGATCGTGATTTGGAGCTCATCAGAGCAGGCACTGTCTGGCTTTAGCACTCGCTAGTGCTGCCCAGATTCAGCCCATTGTCTGTCCTGTCCTTTGTTCCTTGGAGGGACCCAGGACCCGTAGACCCTGCCCAGCAAGTACTGTGAATACATCAGGCTGTGGACTTTGCTCAGCACCTCTGGCCTCTTTCTCTCCAGTGGAGGGGAGGCACTGCCCAGCCCTGCTTCTCTTCAGTTACCAAGCCCCTGGTCATGGCCCCTGCAGGGATTTGCCCTTGAAATGCCACCAGAGCCATTAAGCCAGTCTTGCTGAGTCCTCACTTGTTAACCAGGTTAGGCCCCTGTTCAGTGTAGCCCAGCCAGTCCTCATTAGTGTCTGCTTCAGCACTGGCAGCCTTCTCCCTGCTTGGAAGTGGCCTCATTAGCAGTCCCTCTTCCTCTGTGCTGGATGTTTCCAGCAACAGAGCCTCAGGCTCTCCTGCCTGACCCCTGCACCCTCCCTAGCTTACAGAACAGCtggagccttgaactcacaaaGGTGTTCCTCACCCCAAGCCTGTGTGCCATTCCCACTGAGCCACCATGGAGCCTGGGGCTGTGGTGTGCATATCACCTGCCAGTGCCCATGGTGGCCTCAAGCCAGATGAAGCTTAGGCACAAGAAGCTCAGCTGCCCCTCACTTGGCCCCCACTTCCTATCCCCTAGGCCCAAGCCTCTCTCACCACTGCAGAGAAGGATGGTTGTGGGCAGGGCACCCAGCAGATGGCTCCTGTTGCCCTGAGCATGCATGGAGGCACTGGAGAAAAGGAGGCTGTCCCAGGAGGCTCACGCGGGACATTCCAGGCCCTGCGCTTGTCGTGGGCATGGAAGGCAGACCTGGGCCCAAGGAGCCTGAGGGGGATCTTGTCCAAGAGTGACATTCTCAACCAGAGTTGAGGGATTTGGTGACATCTAGCTGGGGTGGAACAGagctgctcccccccccacccctcccaaagACGTGGTTAAGGAAGCTAACCCTTGGCAGGCACTGGCCAGGGCCACCGCTCAGGGAACAACCTGAGTGGTTGTTAGCAGCAGGTGGTGAGAGCCCGTGTTTCCAGACTCATAGGGATTTAGGGACCCACAAGTTCTCCAGTGGCTCTGACCACTGTGTGGGAGCCTTCCCATCTCCCCGATCCCCACATCTGCCTGTACCCATGCTGTACACTAGAGTGAAGGTGAGAGGCCTGTCTTCCTTCTGGAAACCTCTAAGGCAAGGCAACTCCAGCAGGAAAGGGGTTGGCACCTGTAAAACATACAGATTTACTTATCATTGTGCTAAGTGTGGCTGCTCGGCTCTGCCCCAAGGTGCCCCTAATTCTCCCAAGAGGCAGCACCACTCAGAGATGCTAATTGGCAGGTGGGGTGGGTAGAGGCTGGGCTGACCTCACCTCTACTGGGATTGGGTTTCTTCCAGCTCACCTGCAGTGCATTTCTTTGGAGACAAGGAACCACCACAGAGCAGCCACAGGCTGGAACCCAGTGCTAATAAAATGCATCGGCAATGCAAGGACATGGATTACGCTGACAATCATCATGATCTATCTGCACCCTTGATCCCAGAGCCAGTCTCCTGCTGGCAGCATTGCCTCTCCACTTACATGAGTGACAGAAACAGAGCCTCCTCCGCCTCCAGTCCACTCCAATGCATGTGTCCTGAATGCCACTGAAAGGGCTTCCCAGCCTGTCTGCCACCAACCTGGTGGTGGGACCAGGCAGGGTTGGCTCCAGCTAGTCTAGCTTTATACCTGTTGTCTTGGCACAGCCAGTAGCATGCCTTTCCTCTCACCTGTCCTGGTTTGGATAAGCTTGACCTCTACATTTGTCTGAATACACAGTAAGGCCACCAAtgcaggaatgaatgaatgaatgacaaatCCAGATGCACAGGAAATTCTGAATGTCAGCAATTGCACTTTGGACTGAGAACTGGAGTAGAAGGCTTTTCCCAGACTGGGTCCCACCAGCATCATCCACATTTGCTGGTTGGCCAAATGAGTAAACAAAGTCTCCATCCAGAACACTGCTCCTCCACCTCTCTGCAGACAGCAACATAATAATTGTGCGTCTTAACCAGCTCTTCTGGGCACAGAAAAGTTCCCTGCTGGTTCCCTGGGCCAGTGACCACACATAATGCAGTATGGTGATCCTCATGGAGGAACCGTCCTCCGTCAGGAAGACAGAGAATtcaaatgctttctttctctggATTCTCTAAGGTAGGCCAGTGGGGGTCCCCATGAGCACCCCTAGAGTGGTCTCCTGCCATTCTTCCTGCCCTCCCCAGATGCTTTCCACATACAAGGAAAGTCACAGTCCATTTAGGGACTGAGAAATTGGCCAGAGAAACTGGCCCATTTGGGGATTTCAGAGGGCTCTGTGCAGGGTCAgtgaggaacagcacccagccccaggtCCCACTCCATCCTCTCCCTCAGCCTGAAACTGACTCTAGGTGACCCACCCCAAACTCTCCACTACATACTGGATGTCAAGACCTTCACATCTGAAGGAATGAGGTACCACTGCTGCGGGGACTCCCACAAAAGAGACGGTCCAGGGAATGAGGCCTTGCATGATCTTCACTGTGTCTGGGCCATGGGCAACGTGGAAATGTGACAGGCTTTcctctgagatctaaagatccacACAAAAGAATATATGCTATTTCTGATGAAGTCCTTGAAGGAGACCCAAGCTCAAGAGACTTGACCCCAGGAGACAAGGAAAATGTCTTCCTAGAAAGCTAGTAAGCTCCCAGAGTCTGTGGAGCCCAGGTCTGGCTGTACATTAGAAATACTCAGGAACGTTACAGAGGCTTCTGCACCCTACCCCAGACCTGAGCCCACTCAGGAGATGCAGGCTTATACTTGGAGCAGGCCCTTTACCTGTCTTCTTCTAGGCCGAGCTCGGCACACCTCAGAGGCCATGCTCAGCATCAGGCTGTGATAGCAAGGAGACATGTTTGGTCCAGCCCCAAACTGCCAGCTGCAGGAGCCAGCAATCAGTTCCCTTTCAAAACCCAGAGCTTGTGTTCTCAAGCCATGAAAGCCTTACGAGTGTGTCTGCCTGCTTACGAGTGACTCTACCCGGGTCGTCCTCTCACCCTACGTTTtacaatgattctttttttttggccagtcctgggccttgggctcagagcctgagcactgtccctggcttcctttttgctcaaggctagcactctgccacttgagccacagcgccacttttggccgttttctgtatatgtggtgctggggaatcgaacccagggcctcatgtatacgaggcaagctctcttgccactaggccatatccccagcccctacaatgatTCTtaaatttactttcattttcatgACAGTCTTCAAACACAGCTCACCACCTGtatctagctactctagaggctgagatctgaggatcatggttcaaagccagctcaggcaggaaagtttgtgacattcttctctccaatcaactatTCAGATAaagttgaaagtggtgctgtgg is a window of Perognathus longimembris pacificus isolate PPM17 chromosome 2, ASM2315922v1, whole genome shotgun sequence DNA encoding:
- the Crhr2 gene encoding corticotropin-releasing factor receptor 2 isoform X2; this translates as MDIALLHSLLEANCSLALAEELSSDGWGPPLDLEGPRAYCNATLDQIGTCWPQSAAGSLVERPCPEYFNGIKYNTTRNAYRECLENGTWAFRINYSLCEPILDDKHRKYDLHYRIALVVNYLGHCVSMATLVAAFLLLLALRSIRCLRNVIHWNLISTFILRNATWFVLQLIDHEVHESNEIWCRCVTAAFNYFVVTNFFWMLVEGCYLHTAIVMTYSTERLRKRLFLIIGWCIPCPIIIAWAIGKLYYENEQCWFGKEPGDLVDYIYQGPIILVLLINFVFLFNIVRILMTKLRASTTSETIQYRKAVKATLVLLPLLGITYMLFFINPGEDDLSQIVFIYFNSFLQSFQGFFVSVFYCFFNGEVRSAVRKRWYRWQDHHSLRTPVARAMSIPTSPTRLSFHSIKQTAAV
- the Crhr2 gene encoding corticotropin-releasing factor receptor 2 isoform X1, with product MGLPGSLHVPQLLFCLLPLLQVARLSQMPRDQPLGILLEQCCHMAVTFTNFSGPRAYCNATLDQIGTCWPQSAAGSLVERPCPEYFNGIKYNTTRNAYRECLENGTWAFRINYSLCEPILDDKHRKYDLHYRIALVVNYLGHCVSMATLVAAFLLLLALRSIRCLRNVIHWNLISTFILRNATWFVLQLIDHEVHESNEIWCRCVTAAFNYFVVTNFFWMLVEGCYLHTAIVMTYSTERLRKRLFLIIGWCIPCPIIIAWAIGKLYYENEQCWFGKEPGDLVDYIYQGPIILVLLINFVFLFNIVRILMTKLRASTTSETIQYRKAVKATLVLLPLLGITYMLFFINPGEDDLSQIVFIYFNSFLQSFQGFFVSVFYCFFNGEVRSAVRKRWYRWQDHHSLRTPVARAMSIPTSPTRLSFHSIKQTAAV